CTTACAGAGGAACACAGTAAACATCCTGAAAACAGAATGGCTGAAAGGTTCAGTAAGTTAACCAGCAATTGAGGAGAAGTTATGATGTAAACTTTAAGCTCAAGGGGAGAAATGTAGCAGTCATCAAGCAagtctcaagcagccaagaaacaCGGTCTGACAGCTTGTAATGTTTGAAGATGGCAGAGGCGAGCTCAAGAAGAATGTCTTAAAAATGCTAACACTCAGAAAGATTTACTGTGGTCCTAAAAGCAGCTGTGTGTCcgtacatgttaaaaaaaaaaaagaaaaaagaaaaagaaagtgggTTTTTAGTtgtattattttcaaataataataaaaaaaatagaaaaaagaatGGTTCTTAAGAAAATTGTTTCTCAAAAATATGTCTTGCAAATAGGGGTAGTCTTGGTCTCTTACACCAGTTTCAAGACCTCAACCCTTTGTCATGAGTTACACAGCGCAAAAAGACATCTCACTTCAATCTTTTGAGGCATTTAACACATCTGACGAGGATGCTTCATTTTAGAGTGTTTCCAGGTGTGTCAAACTGGTGACAGACCTCAGGGTGGATCCAGAACATACTGGTGGAAGGTGGGGGGGTGATATATCCTATCTGGTCTGGAAGTATCTAGTGATCGTTTTGAATGGCTGGTGAAAGTGGCTAGTTTAATTTTGTGCTACCTTACTTGGCCTTTGGACGCCAAGACTTGTCAATGGAAAAGTGCTAGAAAtaaaaaagtcccttcggctgcttccttgtttgcacttggggtcaccacagcaaatccaaggtggatctgcatgttgaattggcacaagttttacgccggatgcccttcctgacgcaactccacattacatggggaaatgtggcaggggtgggatttgaacccggaaccttctgaactgaaaccaagcgcattaaccacttgctaGAAATAAATGGATGAATTACTGACGTGGCACCAATAGATGAAGAGCAACAAACATCACTTAATCAAAATTTTGTACTTGAAGTGTGGTGCAATTACGAGTAAGAACTCAACCTCATTGTTCCTCAGAGTTTCAAATGGTTGGTGTGGAAGTAAGTCCCAACAGACGCAATGTGCACAACACGTTACCTGTTACCTGCACGAGGCACTATGAGGAGCCTCGGAGACAAAACAGAATGTGGGCAAAGGGGCACACAAACAGTAGATGCACACAAGTGTGCAAATGCAGGTACACACTGATATCTACAGTTATCTACAGGTACTGTATCATCACTGAACTTCAAACGCTTCAGGTTTGTAAGTTCAGTCAGCCCTATTTTCCCATTTAAGTTGTGTTTTGTGCAGATCGTTTGCCTCGTTTTTATCTTTGTCGTTGTTGGTCTTCCTCTCGGTGTTACCTCCCAAGTGTTGCTTTTCACCCCCATTCTTGAAACCTACAACTGCATATTTCACGAGCTTCCTCActcatgctgctgctgctgctgttgctgctggtgCACGACACATCTCAATGCATCTTGCATCATTTGAGTTTGGCTAAAGTGCTACAACCGCTTATTGAGAGAAAAACTGAAAAAGTAAATCATAAAAATGGTAGAAAGCAAGTTTAAACACACTTGATCGTGTTCTCCAACAGCTTTGGCAGACGTACCAACACATATGGATGGGGCACACGTGCTTCATCCCAACTGGTCCATGTTTATCTACCTGACCGAATATTTTTGTATTGGCAAAGGAGAAGATGTTTGAATGTCTTTTTAAATGTCACATTGCACAAAGCGTAACAGGCCGGGTTGATGGTGCTGTTGATGTAGCACAGCCAGTAGCCAATAGTCCAGACTGTGTTGGGGATGCAGCTGGAGCAGAAGGTGTTAATGAGCACCATCACATTATAGGGAGTCCAGGTGGCTACAAAAGCTACCAGGATGGCCATTATGGTGCGAGTCACCTTTTTCTCCCGAGATGGCGCCGCTTTCTTCTTCTTGTTGGGAGGCTGCTTGGTCATCTTCACGATCTTCCGAGCCACATGGTTCTGCCGATCCGAGGCTGGGACGATCTCAACGGTGGCATTGGACGGTGTATAGCAGTCACCTTTTGGCGATTTTGTCTTGATCTTGATGCAGGTCAGTTTTGAGCCCCCTGCCTTAGCTCTCTGGCGTGTGAGTGGCTGACTTGTCTCCGCATTTGAATTAACCGCAGATGGTGCCACTTCCTCGTCCTTCTGGTTGGAAAGGGGCGCACTGCCGGAAGTTGAGTCATTGGAGCTTTCCTTCTCTTCCCCGGGGGCACAGTTTTCTCTTGCCGCATCTTCGCCTTCCGTTTCTCCATCAGCAGTGGTGCTTGAGGAAGGACCTTTACCATTTTGCAGTTTTCCATCATGGTGGCTGGTCCCGTCTTCGGTATTCTGAATTTGGGATTGACCTGGGTCATCACCTGGTacgttgttgttgtttgcttttGGCGTATTGTTCCTTCTGCGGCTGGGGGAGATGGGCTCTGGGTTGGCGCCTGATGGTTTACGGTTGTCTTTCTTCACACGGCTCTTGCTTGCTCTGGAGATCTGCCAGTAGAGCTGTATCATGATGATGACAGGCAGGTAAAAGGCAGCGATGGCGGTGCCAAAAGTGACGGCAGCATTGGAGAAGAACTGGATGTAGCACTCTTTCTCTGGCACTGTCCGGCCTCCGACAATGAACTGCCAAAAGAGAATGGCTGGTGCCCAAAGGATAAAAGACAAAACCCAGGCAGCTGCGATCATTATTCCTGCCATCTTGGTGGTCCTTTTGACAGGGTAGCTGAGAGGCTTAGTGACACAGAAGTATCTGTCAAAGCTTATGATGAGAAGATTCATGACAGACGCATTACTGACTACATAGTCCAAAGCTAACCACAAGTCACACACCACTGGCCCGAGGGGCCAGTACCCAATTACTATATAGACTGTGTACAAGTTCATAGAGCACAGTCCAATAATGAGGTCAGCACATGCAAGGCTGAATAAAAAGTAGTTGTTGACAGTCTGTAAGCTCCTATTAACTTTGATGGAAAGCATGACGAGTATATTTCCAATAACTGTAACCAAACTGAGAGAGCCAGCCACCAACACAATGAACACCACCTCCACAGTCTTGTAGGTGCTTTCACTCTCCACCACAGCTTCTGTGTCATTGCCTTCAGAGGCATTCCAGGAGGTGAAATTGAATCCATCCATGGCATCTGGTCCTTTGTTGCCGCCTCCTACTCAGATGTAACCtgagagaaaacaaacaataagAGATTTATGATGAGAAAGTGTGACTGTGTTACCTTTCAAGGTGCTATGGATGATTTTTTCTGCCAGTCGATGTCACACTCGTGTGTCACACTTCAGGAAATAAACATTCCCTACTTGGCAACTCCTCCACAAATCTCACTCCTCCACATTACGCAGAACAAACAGGTCTAACAGCTCTATGTGGGGAAAAAGgtacagaaaagctcagagcacagagggagtgctgTTTCAGTTTTCTACACAATTTTCTTCTGCCATTAGGCTGCATCAAAATAGTTTCTGGATGCTACTTCTTAATATGTAAAATATCATTTAGGGCACCTTTGAGGTTCTTATCAAACTCACATATGGGATGcaaaatttgatttaatttcagTGCAATTCGGTTTAATCTGGAGACTGCCCAAAGATGTGAAATATTTGCTTTATTATGTATCTCACATTAAATTCAAAATTGTGAAATTAAAAAATGGAGTGGCAATACGTCCAACTGTTGGTTCAGTAAAGTAAATACGCAACCATATACGCCCAATCATAACCGACCAATGAGTGTatttgtaagttcacttccagtTTTAACATAGGGGAAAAAAGGTGGATATTTTCTTGCCATCTGCGGGAGGGTTCACAGCtcacggaggggctgtgatctaaagcggttctgtttggctaatCATACCAAGGGAACTGTgaaaaactaacaccatcttacaggcaacaaacacattttgttcataaaaactgtttcgtcgtcattaacaggcttccgttcaacatgcttatgaagtttgtctgctttcatccattgcggtggtttttttttttttttttgcagtaaatAAAGACGGCACTattaaactcagccacatggggtgtgcagccagtacattctgagtgccagtcccaagcccggataaatgaggagtgttgcgtcaggaagggcatccggcgtaaaacaagccaatccaactatgcagactcagaatcgaattcccataccggatcggtcgcggcccgggttaacaacgtctgccaccggtgctattgcccaacagggtgccggtggaaattgggctgctgctgggcgaagacgatgaagaagaggaggaaaacgttgccacgaacagcgggagaagaagaaaactagaagggtggaaatgagagtggggactttgaatgttggtagtatgactggtaaagggagagagctggctgatatgatggagaggagaaaggtagacatattgtgtgtgcaaaagaccaagtggaagggaagtaagagcaggagcatcggcggtgggtacaagttgttgtaacatggtgaggacaggaagagaaatggtgttggggtcattttaaaggaagagtatgttaaaagtgtgttggaggttaagcgagtgtctgacagggtgatgagtgtgaagttggaaattgaaggggtgatgatgaatatcatcagtgcatatgccccacaggtaggttgtgagatgaaggagaaagaagatttctggagtgtgttagatgaggtagtGGAGagggtgcccaagcatgaaagagtggtgataggagcagacttcaatgggcatgttggtgaaggaaacagaggtgatgaggaagtaatggatattgttgtgaaagtgtaggtacacggacccacaacagggggcgtaaaagaacgggcaatggataagccaaacagtaacaatttaatgttgcaaattgtgcacaatggaatacagacaacaatcagtttgggactatagtcaattacacgttgggtgacgtgtgggcaggcttgaggataggagacgcccgtccagaaccgagcgggatcccacacggccctcaccgccaacggatctgaagaacaccggagccgccaagtcctgggtccccaggtggtcaccgtctccagctgtcagacctggtactgctggcagagaacagaaacagcacaggtgagtgtgagtacgcacactcagtaatcccacagtctgtgttcttttgggagggagcgcctccacctccagtcacacactcgtgcagctcctgtctaaccacttatctggttggggtgtgaagcgaagccgtcgctgatcacaccaaacgccaatcccacagataaggaaaacaccacaggaaaacggctgcaaagaagttcagactattagtcagcgttaaatacagcagagaatattacctccaaggtaactgatttctcggcaaggaggtggagttgcagtccggcctttatgg
The window above is part of the Thalassophryne amazonica chromosome 22, fThaAma1.1, whole genome shotgun sequence genome. Proteins encoded here:
- the chrm2a gene encoding muscarinic acetylcholine receptor M2a, which produces MDGFNFTSWNASEGNDTEAVVESESTYKTVEVVFIVLVAGSLSLVTVIGNILVMLSIKVNRSLQTVNNYFLFSLACADLIIGLCSMNLYTVYIVIGYWPLGPVVCDLWLALDYVVSNASVMNLLIISFDRYFCVTKPLSYPVKRTTKMAGIMIAAAWVLSFILWAPAILFWQFIVGGRTVPEKECYIQFFSNAAVTFGTAIAAFYLPVIIMIQLYWQISRASKSRVKKDNRKPSGANPEPISPSRRRNNTPKANNNNVPGDDPGQSQIQNTEDGTSHHDGKLQNGKGPSSSTTADGETEGEDAARENCAPGEEKESSNDSTSGSAPLSNQKDEEVAPSAVNSNAETSQPLTRQRAKAGGSKLTCIKIKTKSPKGDCYTPSNATVEIVPASDRQNHVARKIVKMTKQPPNKKKKAAPSREKKVTRTIMAILVAFVATWTPYNVMVLINTFCSSCIPNTVWTIGYWLCYINSTINPACYALCNVTFKKTFKHLLLCQYKNIRSGR